From the Gammaproteobacteria bacterium genome, the window GCCGAGCGTGCCGATTACAGCTTCGGCAATTACCGCTATTTCCCCGGTGACGGCCGTGAGTGGTTTGTGGAGCTTGGCAAGAGTTTCTAGGGAAGTGGCCCTGAGTCGTTGCATTTCTTGCCATACCTTCTGTCACCAAAAGACAATGATTTCCACATCACAATTCCTCAATACCGAACGGTTAACTCTCCGGAGCTTCGTACAAGTCGATGCGTCGAGACTGGCGCAACTTGCTGGCAACCGGAACATCTCGGACACGATGATTTCAGTGCCACACCCGTATTCAACGGAACAAGCGAGTTCCGCCATCACGGGTTTTTTGGGGGACTTCGCGACCCGCCGCGGGTTCCATTACGCCATGGCGCTACGCAGCGACACGGATAATTTCGTCGGCTATATCGCGCTCAAAGACATCGACTGGGAGCATCGGCAGACGGAGCTGAGCTTCTGGCTCGATTCCGGGCACACAGGTCGTGGTTATGTCACTGAAGCGGGAAGAGCCATGCTCGTGCTCGCATTCGAGGGATTGGAACTGAACAGGGTGTGTGCGTATCACATGAGGCGCAACCCCGCATCGGGGAAAGTGCTGAATCGTCTTGGGTTCGCCCGCGAGGGATGCCTGCGCCAGCGAGTAATGAAATGGAACAAATTCGAGGATGCATGCGTCTGGGCTAAGTTGCGCCAAGACCCCAGATAGCACCCATATAAACTTGGCCGTCAAAAAGCAGACGCCCTGACACAAGTCCGGGTGACACAATCATGCTGTTTACGCTTGCGCGCCGGGGTCTGGAAAGGAAATAAGGCGTGTCGGCGCACCGCGAAGGTGCCCCTCAGAATCAGCGCGTGAGCCAGGACTTTGCGCGCACCGTGATGACGGCGTAAGGGAAGATCCAGAACAGCGCGAACGCAGAGTAATAGGAATAGAAAATCCCGTAGATGAAATCCCAGGAACGCTCGCTGCGCAGGTAATACAGCATGTTGAACGCGGCCACCAGCCCGATGACGTACAGGAAGCGCAACAGCAGCGTGGGATCCCAGACGAAGATCACCGCCAGCAGGCCGAGCGCCGCCCAACTGATGGGATAGCGCAAATTGGTCACGACGGCGTCGGCGACGGCGATGGCGCGCGCGGCCGGCGGGCGTTTCCACACGATGCTGGCGAAACGCACTTCCTCGCGGATGTAGCTGCGATCCCAGCGCAGAAACATCTTGCAGAGTTTCGCGTAACTGTGCGGCACCACGGTGTGCACCACTGCGGCGCGCTGGTACACGGTGTCATATCCCTGGTCGAGGATGTAGTTGGTCATGGAGCGGTCCTCGCCGTAGGTGCAGGCCACGCCCATGAACTTCTGCTTTACCCAATCGTCGAGCACCGCGCGCACCGTGCTCGCGCGGTAGCCGGCAAGCGCTCCCGGGCAGCAGTACACGGTACCGTACGTGGACTGCACCGCGCGCAGGTAATCGAACGACAGCGCGTAGCGCACTTTGAGCATGCGCGGAATCAGGCCATCGCCGCGGTTATAGACCGTGACTTTGCCGGCCACCGCGCCGACTTTGGGATCACGGAACGGTCCGGCCATGGCGAGCAGCGTGCCGCGCTCGATGACGCTGTCGGAGTCAATGGTGACGATGACTTCGCCGCGCGCGTGGCGGAAACCGGCTTCCAGCGCCGCGCGTTTGCCGCGGTTCACGGCAAAGCGCAGCGTCGTCACCAGCCCCGGATGGCGCCGCGCGGCGGCTTCGATATGCTCCCAAGTGTCGTCGCGGCTGCCGTCGTCCACCACGAAAATTTCGAGCTGGCCGGGCGGGTAACGTGCCGCGGCCACCGAATCTATGGATTGCGCCACCATCGGCCCCTCGTTGTAGGCCGGGATGATGACGGTGAGCGGCGGCGCGTCGGCAAAGCCGGCGACCGGCGGCAACCGGTAGCGGAACCACAGCAGCGTGCGGAACAGCAGCATGAGCAGCCCCATGCACATCCACAGCAGGCTGGGGTGCACGATAAAGCGCGTCCAATGATGTGTCTCGGCGGCATGCAGCAGCGGTTGGAACAGCGCCCAGCGCAGGCTCAGGTAAAGCGTGACCGCCAGACCCAGCAGAATGGCCGCCCGATACAGCCCGTCCCAGGGCATGAGGTGCATGTGGTGCTGAGCCAGCGACTCGGCACCGCTTGCCTCGGCCATCGAGTCAAAGGGTGACATAAAAGGGGGGTGCCGTTCCTTGGGGGGGCGGAAGTCTATCGGAACTGCCGGAGCGTTTCATCCACCCTGAGCCGCAGGCGCCGCATGATCTTGCTCCCGGTAAATTCCGTCGTTCGTGAGTGACTGCTAACGCCGCAGGCGGCAGGTTGTTGACAGCGCCCGCCGCTCACAACCGGGCCGATTCGGCCCAGCGTCGCGAATCAGGCGGCGCGCGGCCGCAGCCCGCGTTATCCGTGGGCGGTCGCAGCGGCCAGCGGCGCGCAGCGCGCCTCGAGCCAAGCCCGGTCGCCGCCGTCCGCGAGCAGCGGCAAAAGCCGCTCACGCACCTTGGCGTGATAGGCATCCAGCCAGGCGATTTCGACCGCATCGAGCAGCGCGGGTTCCAGCAGGCGGCTATCAATCGGGCACAGCGTCAGGGTCTCGAATGCCAGGAATTCGCCGAACTCCCCGCCGCCGGCGGGCACGGTCGCGACCAGGTTTTCGATACGCACTCCATGCCGTCCGGGCTTGTAAATGCCTGGTTCGATGGAGGTGATCATGCCCGCTTCCAGCGCCACCAACGGCAGCGAACGCGGCGGGCGTATCGCCTGCGGGCCTTCGTGCACGTTCAGGCAGTAGCCCACGCCATGACCGGTACCGTGGCCGTAGTCCATCCCCGCGGCCCAGATCGGTGCGCGCGCGAGCGCGTCGATCTGTTGGCCGGAAGCGCCGTGCGGAAACTTTGCGCGTGATAGCGCGATCACGCCCTTCAACACCAGGGTCACGTCGCGGCGCTGCTCGGCCGTGGTTTCACCGAGCGCCCACACGCGCGTGATGCCGGTGGTGCCGCCGAGATATTGCGCGCCGGAATCAATCAGCAACATGCCGCGCGGATGCAATTCGGCGTGCGCTGCGGCAGTCGCACGGTAATGCGGCAGCGCGGCATTGGCTTGGTAACCGGCAATGGTTGCGAAGCTCTCGCTCACGAATCCGGGCTGCGCCGCACGCAGTGCGCGCAACTTGGCGTCCACATCGAGTTCCGCGAGTCGTTCACCGCGTGCCAGCGCGGCTTCGAGCCAATGTGCGGCCTCGACCAAGGCCACGCCGTCATGTCGCATGGCCGCGTGCACACGCTCGAGTTCGCCTTCATTCTTGACTGCCTTCGCGGTCGTGATCGGGCCCGGGGATTGTTCAAGGATGATGCCGTGAGGAATCGCGCCGGCCGTTTCCGCGGCCGTGTGCGCCGGGTCCAGCAGCAGTTTGGCATCTTTCGGCAGCTCGCCGAGCGCGCGACCAATGGCGGCGTACGGCGCGATGTTCACGCCGTCCCGCTGCAGTTGCCGCTGCAGAGCGGGGTCCAATCTGGCGGCATCCACGAACAGGGTCGCATCGCGTTCAGCGATCAGCAGATACGCCAGAAACACCGGGTTGTATTCGATGTCGCTGCCGCGCAGGTTGAGCACCCAGGCAATTTCATCCAGCGCCGACACCAGATGATGGGTGGCGCTGGCCGCGCGCATGACAACCCGAATTGTGTCCAGCTTTTCCGTGCGCGTGCGCAGGGCATATTCCGGCGCATGTTCGAAGATCCGAGCCGTGGGCAGCGGCGGCCGTTCTTTCCACAGGCCTGCGGTCATATCTTCCAAGTTCAGGCGCGCGCCGCACTGCCCGAGCCGCGCGCGCACGGCGCGTTCCTGAGCGAGCGACAGCATGTCGGGCGCGCAGGCGGCCATGGCGCCCTTGGCGAGGCGCGTGCCGAGCGACTCGATCCATTCCAGCGGATCGGGAATGACGAGGCGCACGAGTTCGATGCCGCTGCCCGCGAGTTGCCGCTCAGCCTGGGAAAAATAGCGCGAGTCGGTCCACAGCCCGGCGAAATCCGCAGTGACGATCAGCGTCCCCGCCGAACCGGTGAAACCCGAGAGCCACTCGCGTGCTTTCCAGTGCGCCGGCAGATACTCGGAAAGATGCGGATCGGCGGTGGGAATGATGCAGGCGGATACCTTGCGCTGGTGCATCACGATACGCAGGGCAGCGACGCGTTCCGGAACGTTATTCAGGCTCATGTCGAAGTCATTCGGGCAGTGTGTCGCTGCACGGCGTTTCCCATCAATCGAATTCGCCACTCACAGCGCTTGAAACTTCGGTATCAGCCCCCGTCGCCGCTTGCATTGGCGGGAGCCGCGGTCCAGATTTGGCGCACAGGGGCGGCGCACATTACTGCCGGGCGGCAGTGCGGGTCAACGGGGGGAGCCGTCACGTTAACGGCGAATACTTCCGTGACACCACGTGCCCGCGCCAGTTTTGTACGGCGGGCGTGTTGGTGGCAGGGGTAGAGGTAAAGCCGGGATGAATCCGTCACGGCCGCGATTTCTGACCGTCGCAAAGCCGGATTGCCGGCCGTGACGTTCACACCGACTATACCGTCCGCGGCCGTTCCCTGCGAAACAGTATAACGGCGGTACCCGCAGCGGCCAACGCAACAGCGCCGAATAGAACGAGTGCGCCGGTAAACCTGAGCATCAAGGCCGCCTGGAACAACAAGCTGCCGACGCCGAACCCGATGAACAGTGAGAACGCCATCAACGCTACTGCCTGGCCCCTGCCGCCGCCGCGCAGGTCGGTGGCAATCGCCGCTAACTGCGGGTGGGTCAAATCAAAACCCAGCGACAGCAGCACGATGGCGACCCGCGTTGCGCCCAGTGACAATGGCAGTGCGAGCAGCAGTGCGCACACGCCAGTCAGGGCTACCCCAGCGGGAACGATCTTTGCGCGGCCGTAGCGATCTGCTAGCTTTCCGATCACCGGACCGAACAGCAAGCCGGGCACGCCGTAGCCCAGCAACATCAGACCAATGCCGGCCTCGTCCATCCCGAATCGCTGGTGGAGATACACACCCAGCCACGTGAATACGCCTGATTGCAGAACCGCGTTGAGCAGTACATAGCCGTAGGTCCGCTGCGCGCGTGCCTGAGACAACAGCTCCGTGTAACCGTGCATAACGGCCAACCACGTCGCCCTGACGCGCGGACGGATCAGCCTTGGAAACGCACCAGTGACCGATGCAAGCACGACTATCAAGGCACACAACGCGGCTACGCCGAGAAACAAGCTGCGCCAGCCCAGCACGGGCTCCAGCAGCGCCCCTACGACAGCGCCGGTCGCGGTCCCGCCCGCGATGGACCCGAACAGCCAGCCGACCGCGCGACCGCGCCTCTCGAACGGCACCACATCGCCGATCAGCGTGAGGCAAATGGGTACGACGCCGGCCGCACTCACACCGGTGACGATGCGCCACGCGATGAACGCACCGACGTGACGGGCGGTGGCGGTGGCCGCAGTGAACGTAATGAAAACAAATAGCGAACCGAATATCACTGCGCGCCGGCCTAGCCGGTCCGAGAGTGGCCCGACCCACAACGTCGCCAGTCCCTGCGGGATAACGTACGCCGGCACCGCCAAGGCCACCCACGCCGTCGCGCTGTGAAACACGACCGACAGTTGCGGTATCAACGGTGCCACCATGAAGGTCTGCACGAATACCAGGAAGGCCGCGCTGCAGATGACTGCCAGCATCCAGCGCGGGGGGGCCACTTGTACGGGTGGTAACGGATTCGTCAGCGTGTGCATCAGCGCGCTGCGTGCCGGCGCAGATAGTGTCTCGCCACGCGCGCGCGGTTGCCGCACAACGCATCGGAACACCAGCGGCGCCGTGGGTTGCGTGCCACAAACTGCAATATGCAGTCCGGATGCGCGCATTTACGCAAGTGATCAGCCTGCGGATCCGTTAGCAGGGCTACCGCGTCCGCTGCCAGCGCGCGCAACAACGCGCCGCGTCTCGACCGGCGTGTCGGCGGAGTCGAGCGCGGGCCTGCTGCATTCCATGTCAGACGGGACCGGGCCGCCGGATTCGCCAAAGCTCGGTTCACCTTGCCCAAGGCGGCTGACGGTGGCTGCGTGTGCTCGCGTTTGGCGCGCAGCAAATGCCCAATAGCGTCACGCAGCGTGCGCACGGCTTCGAGGTCGGCCGCGTCAGCCGTGCCGGTCCAGGCGAGACGCGCGTGCTCGGCGCGCAGCCAAGCGGTCAATGCGGCAGGCTTGTCCAGCAAGTCCGCAGCAACGCCGTTGCGGCGTACCCGGGTGTTCACCAAGTCGACCACGAGCGGCTCTCCCAGCAGCGGAAAACGGGATGTGGCGATCATGGGTGCGAGCTCACCATTGGCGGCCGGTAGACGGGTAGCTAATGGGAGTATACATTAGCTGCACGAATGCGTCCGCCACCCGGCGTGACTATCCCGTTCCCGACCCGCGTCAGAGTGCCTTGGCGAGTCTGACGTTGGCGCAATCCGTCATCGCCGCGCCGCCTGTCCGGCGCCGAGGAGAGCAGCATGAGCAAGCGTTTGGGAATCTACGTTTTCGATGGAGTGGAGGTCGTTGATTTCACGGCCCCGTTTGGCGTCTTCGCGGTAGCGCAGCGCATGGACCCCGAGCTGGATGTCTTTTTGGTCGGCGACACCGCCAAGTGCGTGCAAGCCACCGCGGGACTGCAGGTGACGCCGCGCTACGGGCTCGACGATCACCCCGATATGGATGCTTTTCTGATCCCCGGTGGCATCGGCACGCGACGCGAGATGCACAACGCACGCCTGCTAGGGTTCGTGCGCGCGTTGCCCGAAAAAACCTGCCTGGTGAGCGTGTGTACCGGTTCGTGGATCTATGGCAAGGCGGGTATCTTGGACGGCCTCAAGGCGACCAGCCGCAAGAATGGAGATCCATCCGAGAAGATCATCCCGATTGACCGCTTGGCCCGGATTGCGCCGAAGTGTTCCATAGACCGTCACCGCATCGTTGACCAAGGCCGCGTGATCACAGCCGGGGGAATCTCCTCCGGGCTGGAAACGGGGCTTTACCTGCTGTTGCGATTCGGCCACGACGAAACATTTGTCGAGAGCGTAGCCCGGATCATGGAGTACGAGCGGCAGTGGGAACTGATGAAAGCAGACCGTCTGGTCGTCGGATAACCCAGCCTGCGTTCGTGGCCCTCATCGCGCGCGGCGGGCTCTGGCCGCGTGGCGGCCAGAGTTAGGAGCGGCTATTTCTTCAGTGCCGCTTGTTCCTGCTGTATCAGAAAATCCACGCATTGCATCGCCTGCTGCGGCGGCATCTGATAGCCGGCACCGGTCATCCATTTGCCGTTGACCACGAACGTGGGCACGCCCTGGATGCCGTAGCGGGTGATGGTCTGCAGCGCCTGGTTCATTTTGAGATTGACGCCGAACGAGTTCCAGGTGGCATTGAACTGCTGTTTGCTCACGCCGTACTTGGCGAAGAACCCCTGCAAAGCCGACTGACTCTGGGTCAGGTCAAAACGGTTGTCCACGTGAATGGCGTTGAACAACGGGTTGTGGATTTTCGGCTCCAGTCCCAAGGCCTGTGCGGTGTAATAGGCGCGTGCATCGATGTCCATGTGTTCGCCGCCGGTCCAGGCTGCCGGAATGAGTTTGAACACTACGTTCGCGGGCTTGTGCTTGAGCCAGGCATCCACGTAAGGCTCGTAGGCGAAGCAGTGCGGGCAGCCGTACCAGAAGAACTCGATAACTTCGATCTGACCGGGTGCAACCGTGGTCGGCTGGGCCGGCGATACCGGCACGTAGTTCACGCCTTCCTGAAACTTGCCGGCCGCCAGGGCGCTGGCGCCGAAAATCAGCAGGCCGGCCGCCAGCGCGGCGGCAGTCAGGGTTTTTGATATTTTCACTGTGACTCTCCTGTATCTTCCGCGCCATCGCGGATCACAAATCCGCATTTACTGTTGCACACTCGCCGCCAGCGCGCTCTCGTCCTGCTGCACCAGCCAGCCCACCGCCGGCACGATCTGTGCGGCGCTCAAATGGTAGCCCGCACCGGTCAGCCACTTGCCGTCCACCGTGAGTGCCGGCAGGTTGGTGACGCCGTAGCGTTGCGCCAGAACCTTGGCCTGCGCGAGGCGTGCGGCCACCTGCAGCGAATTCCACGTGGTGTTGAACTGTTGCGCGCTCACATCGAGCTGGCTGGCGAACAGGCGCTGAAAATCGCTTTGCGTGCCGAGACTCAGGTGCTGGACATGCATGGCCGCGTAGATCAGCGCATTGGCCCGGTCCGCGATACCCAGCTGTACGGCCACGTAATAGGCGCGCGCCGCGACGTCCCACTGGGGATTCAGCGTGGCCGGCACGCGCGTCAGTACTATGTTTGCCGGCAGGCTTTTCTGCCATGCGTCCAGGTACGGTTCGAGCGCGAAGCACTGCGGACTGCCGTACCAGAAAAATTCCAGCACCTCGACCTGGCCGGGATTCACATTCACGGGCTGGGCCGGCATCACCGGGATGTAATTCACGCCCTCCCGGTAGGCCGGTGCCGCGCTGGCCGCGAAAGCCGTTCCGGCAAAGACGCAGCACATTAGCAGCGCGCCGGCCGCGCACAGTTTGCTTACCGTGTCTCTGTTCACGTTCCTCTGGAATTCAGGATAACGCACAGCCATTGTGAACGTGCACGCGGCTGCAAGTTCACGGCTGGATGGGCGCGTAGTGCAGGCCCTGGATGTAACTGGCCACCGCCTGCATCTGCGCCGGCGTGAGCCGCGCGGCAATGGTATCCATCATCGGAGATTGGCGGCTGCCGTTGGCGAAGGCTTGCAGCTGGCTCACCACGTATTCGGCGTGCTGACCCGATAGTTGCGGGATTTTCATCGGCGGGTTGCCGGCGCCATCCGGACCGTGGCAGGCGAGGCAGGCCGGCACTCCGGATGCGGCATCGCCGCCGCGGTACACCGCTTCGCCGGTCTTCACCAGGCTGGGGTCGGCCTCACCGGGTTTGACCGTCTGGCTGGAAAACCAGGCAGCCAGGTCTTCCATGTCCTGCGTGCTCAACGGCGCAGCCATGGGCTGCATGATCGGGTTTCTGCGCTCGCCTGATTTGAAGCGCTGCAGTTCGCGCACGATGTAGTCTGCATTCTGGCCGGCAAGCTTGGGGAATTGCGAGCTCACGCTATTGCCGTCGGCGCCGTGGCAGGCGGCGCAAGTGGCGGACTTGGCCTGGCCGGCGGCCGCGTTTCCGGGGACCGCGCTTTGATCGCTGGCGGCGCCGGCGTTGGCGGCCACCGCCACCGCGGCTGCGGTGGCCAACATCAATACCCATTTGTTCATGCGCAAGGCTCCTGACGGCAAAGCGGCGGACGGCACATGGGCCAAGGCAGTCTTGCGGGCCGGGAGTCCGCGTGCAGTGCGCCGCAAGGAAGGCGCGATTCTACACCAAGCCCGGAAATCCACTCCACGCATGAGCGCCGCAAGCCGCGGCAAAACGCAGGCAAAAGAAACCCCGGTGCCAAAGGGGTAAAACACCGGGGTTAAACGCTTCACCCGGCTTGGGGAGACCGGATGGCTTTTCCCGCTCAGGGAGGTGAGCAGGAGTGAGCGCTATTGCGGCGCTCGAAGGATTGGAGCCTTGGCCCGGGGAAAAGTTCCGCGGGTACGTGACATTTTAAATCAGCACTAACTTGCTGAATTGACAAAATAATTTTCTCTCATCCCGCCATAGGCGAAGCGAAATGTAGTAACAGAAGACACCCCCTCATCCAGCCTCTCCCCGAGGGGAGAGGAGATAAGGAACGTTTCCATTTAGTGGGCTTCATCCCAGTTCGCGCCTGAACCGATGTCCACCACCAAGGGCACCTTGAGCTCCGCCGCGCCGCTCATGAGACGCGGCACCTCGCGTTGCACGTCATTGAGCGCGGGGTCTTCAACTTCGAATACCAGTTCATCGTGCACCTGCATGATCATCTTCGCCGGCACGCGCTGCTCTCCCAGCCAGCGGTGTACCGCAATCATTGCGCGCTTGATGATGTCGGCGGCAGTGCCCTGCATGGGCGCGTTGATGGCGCTGCGTTCGGCGTACTGGCGCAGCTGCGGATTCTTGGCGCGGATCTCGGGCAGGTACAGGCGCCGGCCGAATACAGTTTCCACATAGCCCTGCTCGCGCGCCACTGCGCGTGTTTTGTCCATGAACTGCTTAACACCGGGATAACGCGCAAAGTACAGGTCCACGTAATCCTGGGCCGCACCGCGCTCGATGCCGAGCTGTTTGGCCAGGCCGAAGGCGGACATGCCATAGATGAGACCGAAATTGATGGCCTTGGCGGCGCGGCGGCGCTCGTCGCTGACCTCCTCCAATTTCAACCCGAAGACTTCGGCCGC encodes:
- a CDS encoding GNAT family N-acetyltransferase, which encodes MISTSQFLNTERLTLRSFVQVDASRLAQLAGNRNISDTMISVPHPYSTEQASSAITGFLGDFATRRGFHYAMALRSDTDNFVGYIALKDIDWEHRQTELSFWLDSGHTGRGYVTEAGRAMLVLAFEGLELNRVCAYHMRRNPASGKVLNRLGFAREGCLRQRVMKWNKFEDACVWAKLRQDPR
- a CDS encoding glycosyltransferase, whose protein sequence is MSPFDSMAEASGAESLAQHHMHLMPWDGLYRAAILLGLAVTLYLSLRWALFQPLLHAAETHHWTRFIVHPSLLWMCMGLLMLLFRTLLWFRYRLPPVAGFADAPPLTVIIPAYNEGPMVAQSIDSVAAARYPPGQLEIFVVDDGSRDDTWEHIEAAARRHPGLVTTLRFAVNRGKRAALEAGFRHARGEVIVTIDSDSVIERGTLLAMAGPFRDPKVGAVAGKVTVYNRGDGLIPRMLKVRYALSFDYLRAVQSTYGTVYCCPGALAGYRASTVRAVLDDWVKQKFMGVACTYGEDRSMTNYILDQGYDTVYQRAAVVHTVVPHSYAKLCKMFLRWDRSYIREEVRFASIVWKRPPAARAIAVADAVVTNLRYPISWAALGLLAVIFVWDPTLLLRFLYVIGLVAAFNMLYYLRSERSWDFIYGIFYSYYSAFALFWIFPYAVITVRAKSWLTR
- a CDS encoding aminopeptidase P family protein; translated protein: MSLNNVPERVAALRIVMHQRKVSACIIPTADPHLSEYLPAHWKAREWLSGFTGSAGTLIVTADFAGLWTDSRYFSQAERQLAGSGIELVRLVIPDPLEWIESLGTRLAKGAMAACAPDMLSLAQERAVRARLGQCGARLNLEDMTAGLWKERPPLPTARIFEHAPEYALRTRTEKLDTIRVVMRAASATHHLVSALDEIAWVLNLRGSDIEYNPVFLAYLLIAERDATLFVDAARLDPALQRQLQRDGVNIAPYAAIGRALGELPKDAKLLLDPAHTAAETAGAIPHGIILEQSPGPITTAKAVKNEGELERVHAAMRHDGVALVEAAHWLEAALARGERLAELDVDAKLRALRAAQPGFVSESFATIAGYQANAALPHYRATAAAHAELHPRGMLLIDSGAQYLGGTTGITRVWALGETTAEQRRDVTLVLKGVIALSRAKFPHGASGQQIDALARAPIWAAGMDYGHGTGHGVGYCLNVHEGPQAIRPPRSLPLVALEAGMITSIEPGIYKPGRHGVRIENLVATVPAGGGEFGEFLAFETLTLCPIDSRLLEPALLDAVEIAWLDAYHAKVRERLLPLLADGGDRAWLEARCAPLAAATAHG
- a CDS encoding MFS transporter; translated protein: MHTLTNPLPPVQVAPPRWMLAVICSAAFLVFVQTFMVAPLIPQLSVVFHSATAWVALAVPAYVIPQGLATLWVGPLSDRLGRRAVIFGSLFVFITFTAATATARHVGAFIAWRIVTGVSAAGVVPICLTLIGDVVPFERRGRAVGWLFGSIAGGTATGAVVGALLEPVLGWRSLFLGVAALCALIVVLASVTGAFPRLIRPRVRATWLAVMHGYTELLSQARAQRTYGYVLLNAVLQSGVFTWLGVYLHQRFGMDEAGIGLMLLGYGVPGLLFGPVIGKLADRYGRAKIVPAGVALTGVCALLLALPLSLGATRVAIVLLSLGFDLTHPQLAAIATDLRGGGRGQAVALMAFSLFIGFGVGSLLFQAALMLRFTGALVLFGAVALAAAGTAVILFRRERPRTV
- a CDS encoding ABATE domain-containing protein, yielding MIATSRFPLLGEPLVVDLVNTRVRRNGVAADLLDKPAALTAWLRAEHARLAWTGTADAADLEAVRTLRDAIGHLLRAKREHTQPPSAALGKVNRALANPAARSRLTWNAAGPRSTPPTRRSRRGALLRALAADAVALLTDPQADHLRKCAHPDCILQFVARNPRRRWCSDALCGNRARVARHYLRRHAAR
- a CDS encoding DJ-1/PfpI family protein codes for the protein MSKRLGIYVFDGVEVVDFTAPFGVFAVAQRMDPELDVFLVGDTAKCVQATAGLQVTPRYGLDDHPDMDAFLIPGGIGTRREMHNARLLGFVRALPEKTCLVSVCTGSWIYGKAGILDGLKATSRKNGDPSEKIIPIDRLARIAPKCSIDRHRIVDQGRVITAGGISSGLETGLYLLLRFGHDETFVESVARIMEYERQWELMKADRLVVG
- a CDS encoding thiol:disulfide interchange protein DsbA/DsbL, translated to MKISKTLTAAALAAGLLIFGASALAAGKFQEGVNYVPVSPAQPTTVAPGQIEVIEFFWYGCPHCFAYEPYVDAWLKHKPANVVFKLIPAAWTGGEHMDIDARAYYTAQALGLEPKIHNPLFNAIHVDNRFDLTQSQSALQGFFAKYGVSKQQFNATWNSFGVNLKMNQALQTITRYGIQGVPTFVVNGKWMTGAGYQMPPQQAMQCVDFLIQQEQAALKK
- a CDS encoding thiol:disulfide interchange protein DsbA/DsbL codes for the protein MNRDTVSKLCAAGALLMCCVFAGTAFAASAAPAYREGVNYIPVMPAQPVNVNPGQVEVLEFFWYGSPQCFALEPYLDAWQKSLPANIVLTRVPATLNPQWDVAARAYYVAVQLGIADRANALIYAAMHVQHLSLGTQSDFQRLFASQLDVSAQQFNTTWNSLQVAARLAQAKVLAQRYGVTNLPALTVDGKWLTGAGYHLSAAQIVPAVGWLVQQDESALAASVQQ
- a CDS encoding c-type cytochrome → MNKWVLMLATAAAVAVAANAGAASDQSAVPGNAAAGQAKSATCAACHGADGNSVSSQFPKLAGQNADYIVRELQRFKSGERRNPIMQPMAAPLSTQDMEDLAAWFSSQTVKPGEADPSLVKTGEAVYRGGDAASGVPACLACHGPDGAGNPPMKIPQLSGQHAEYVVSQLQAFANGSRQSPMMDTIAARLTPAQMQAVASYIQGLHYAPIQP